ACGGAAGAAGGATAAGACATATTAGAGGTTCTTTAAAGACTTTTCAATAATTTTTTTATCTTTTTCTTTATCCATTTTTTCAGCCAAAATCTTGGGCCAACTTAAAGCAATCATCTCGGCCACTTCTTTTTTAATCTCTTCAAGAATTTCAGCTTTTTCAGTTTGCATTCTGGCTTTTTCTCGGTTAATTAAAACTCCGATCTCTTCTTTGGCCTTAGCTATTAATTCATCCTTTTTCAGATCGGCTTTATGTTGAGCTTGTTCTAAAATAGCCGCTGCTTCAGCTTTGGTGGATTGCAATAAAACAGTTTGTTCTTCTTTCGTTTTGGTTAAACGTTCTTCAATTTCTTGTGCTGACTTTAAACTATGTTCAATTTTAGCCGAACGATCGCCCATTACCTTAAACAAAGGCTTAAAAACAAAGAAATAAAGAATAAGAAAAACAATAGCAAAGTTAACCGCCTGAGCGATCAACAACTTAATATCTAGATAAAAATTGGAAATCAAAGAATCCATAAAAGGGAAATTTAATAATCTTTTAACGTCTGCCCCATCTAATCTAGAACGGAGCAGGTGGTCAAAAGACCATTACCTAGTTAATACCAAAGGCAATAACTAAGGCGTAAATGGCGATAGCTTCAGCAAAAGCACAAGCTAAAAGCATCGGCACCAAGATCTTACCGGCTGCTTCCGGATTACGACCAATGGCTTCCATAGCTTTAGCACCGATGTAACCGATACCCAAAGCCGGAGCAATTGAGCCCAAACCAATAGCCAAAGCCTTGGCAAGCATAACATTTTCCATATTTTTGTCTTTTATTAATTAATAACTGATCTTTATCCTAAAAACTCAAATAACCGGGTTTTAAGGGCAAAGATTAGGCATTAAACCATCTTAATATTTTAAAAACTAATGCTCCTCCGCTGAGGTACTAATGGAAACATATATCAAAACCAATATAGCAAAGATCAGCGCTTGAATCAAGCCGACGATTATTTCCAAGAATATAAAAGGGATAGGTACAACAAAAGCAAAGATAGCGGCCATGGAAGCTAAAAGCACTTCACCGGCAAAAACATTGCCGAATAAACGAAAAGACAAAGAGGCAACCTTGGCAGCTTCTCCGATAATCTCCACTAACCCCACAAAGGCTTTAATCGGATTAACCAAAATAATGGTTGGCTCTTTAAGGATTTTTTTAGGAATCTCCAAAAAGGCCTTGATGTTAATAAACTTATTAAGATAACTCCAAGCCCCGACAGCAGCTACTCCGAAAATATGGCTGGCTACTACTCCAATGGAAGCTAGGGCTAAAGTGGTATTTAAATCAGCAGTACCACCTCGCAACCAAGGAATAAAGTGCGGATAACCGTCTTGAATAACAATATGACCAAAAGATCCCATGCCTGGTATTAAACCCATCCAGTTGTTGATCAGAATAAGGAAAAAGAAACTTAAGGCAAAAGGAGCAAACTTTAAAGTTTTTTGCCTAGAGCCGGTAATTAAATCAAAAATCTCAAAGAACTTTTCAAAAAGCATTTCAAAAACATTTTGTAACTTACCTGGCACGGTTTTAATTTTTGAACGAAGAGACAATGCGACCAAAATGATAACCAACAAAGCCAAAGCAGAAGTAAACAAAGAATTGGTTACAGGAAAATCACCGATATTAAAAATCGGTTCAGCATAGAGCATATGCTCATGTTTCATTTCTTGGCTTGAATCAGCGGAAGCGGCCATCTTGTTAGAATAACTAAGTTAATTAAAAATTAAGTCAACTGTTATAATTGTATTTTATTTTTCTTTATGATCTGAGTCTTTTACTGAACTATCTTTATTTTTACTTGAAACATCAAAAATCGCAAACTCACGTTTAGCTTGGACAGCCAGCCCGATCATGGAGATGACAAAAGCTAGGCCAGTAACAATTAAAAACCAGCGCGGAGAAGAAGCATATCGGTTATCTAGCCAACGACCTAGAAAAACTCCGGCTAAAAGCGGCAGAAAAACCCAACCAGATAAACGGCTGAAGATACGTAAGGCTTCTTGCCATAAAGAATTATCCTGAGAAGAGCTCATAGCGAAAAAAATAAAAACAAGGAAATGATCCTTGGGAAAGAAAGTCCTCTTGGGCTTCCCTGATTAATTTTACTTGATTTACGGTAAAAGTCAATGATTTTACTGTGTATAAAGAGATAATATGAAAAAAAGAGAAAAAGTAGGGAAAGAAACAAAGAAAGAGATAAATAAAAAAACTTCTTCTATTGACAAATTATATTATGTGTGATATAATTAAAGGTTATCTATGTTATCTATTTCTAATTATAATACGAATTTAAACTGTTTCCATTTCGAGAAATAGTTGTTAAAAACCCCCTACACCCCAAACAATCTCCTAGCATTCTCTGTGGTGGCTTGGGCTATACTCTCTTCGGAGACTCCCCTTATTTGGGCCATTCTCTCAGCTACTCTCTTAACCAATACAGGCTCATTGCGTTTACCCCTATGAGGTTCAGGAGTCATATAAGGCGCATCTGTTTCAATCATCATCTTATCCAAGGGTACTTTACGAATCAAATCATCCCAGCGTTGGCTAAAAGTAATCAGTCCAGTAAAGGAGATTATTAAACCAGCATTAAAGTAATTCCAGGCGGTATTCTCGTCAGCAGAAAAACAATGCACCACACCCCAAGGCTTGTCTTTGGGTAATCTTTCTCTAAAATCCGCCCTGAACTTTTCTATTATTTTCCAAAGATCATCATGTGCTTGGCGACAATGGATAATTACCGGGAGATTATAGTTCAAAGCCAACTCCAGTTGTTGTCTAAAAACTTTTTGTTGTAATTCTTTTCTTTGTTCAATATTATCCTCATCCCCATGCCAAGCATAATCCAAGCCAATCTCCCCAATAGCCACCGTCTTGGGCATATCGGCCAGTACTTGATACATGTCCAGACTAAAAACTTCCGCCGGTATGGTTTCTCCATCTTCTCCTTGAAACGAAAAAAGCGAAGTCGGGTGTAAACCCACAGCAGCGTAAACACCAGACTCAAAACGATTAGCTAATTCCAAAGCTTTCTTAGAGCTTTTATAATCCAACCCAATAATATTCATCCAAGTAGCTTCGGCTAAGGCTCGGCGAATTACTTCATCCGCATCATTGGAAAAAGCTTTAGAATTTAGGTGACAATGAGTATCAAAAAACATGAGAGTATAATTTCTAAATGATAAAAACGTTAATTAAATAAAACCTTTAACTTTCTTAAATAATTCAGGCAACATGGGAGCAATAATCTTAGAAAAGCCCACCAAAAAACCAACAATCGCCGAGGTCTCTATCCATTGCCCGAAAGCAGTATTCTCCGGCACATACCTCCCAATAACAAACAAAATTAAACCGCAAACAATAGCGCCCTCTAAGAAGCCAAAAGCCGCTCCTAAAAGACGATTAAAACTCTTAAGAAAAGGCAAGACCGCAGCCACATTAAAAGCTCCTTCAATAATGGCAAAGATCCAGCCCACTAACATGCTGGCCAGTGTAAAGCAAAGGATAAAGCTCAGGATCTTGCCAATGTGTTCCTGCCAAATCCACCATTGAGAAAACCAACTAAAAACTGTTAGATAATAATTGGCAGCCAACCAAGCACCGGCAATAATACCCAAAAGAGCGCCTACCGCTCTAATTAATCCTACGGAAAAACCGTAAAAGATAAAGCCAGCTAAAATAATAATTAAAACAACGTCCAAAATAGGCATATATTTAGATGTTTAAATTAAAAATAAATAAAATAATAAATAAAATGAATAAATGACTTAATGAATAACCAACCGATTAAATTAAAAACATCATTGCTTTAAAAACCAAAAAATTATAATTCATCCTTGCGTTCTCTAACGTATTTGGTCCACTGTTCAGCTACTTCAATTAGAATCTTTAATGGTGCTTCAATGATAAAGTCAAGGATAAAGGCAAAAACGTTTAAGCGAGCAAATTTACCGGATAACCATTTACCGGTCGCTACCACTGGTACCGAGAAAAAGTCCACCAAAAACCGAATAAAGTTTTCTTTGGGCGGAACAACAATCCACTCTTTAGCTGTGCGACGAATACGAATGATAAAGAAGCTTACAAAAGCCAAAAAGAAAACAAAGATTATAATACTTACCCAACTAAATTGGATGGAGTCAAGAATCCAGATTACTCCACCAAAGGTAATAAAAAAGGTTACGGTATAAATTAAACCAAAGATCACATTAATTACCGGATGACGTCCGACCGGCTTACGCAAAGTAATGGGCTCTTGTTTACGCTTTTTCATAAAAACAATTTCTTCTATACCAGCTAAAATTCTATCGGTATTTTCCTTGCCAGGTAATCTGGTTATGGCAATAGCAAAGAAAAGCAAGGCGGCCGGAAAAGCGATATTAATAAGCAAAGATAAAGCATTGGTGTGTTGTCCGAAAAACTCGGTTGCCGGTACTTCTAAAAGAACCACAAAGACCGATTTAGTTAATAAAAT
This genomic window from Patescibacteria group bacterium contains:
- the atpF gene encoding F0F1 ATP synthase subunit B, yielding MDSLISNFYLDIKLLIAQAVNFAIVFLILYFFVFKPLFKVMGDRSAKIEHSLKSAQEIEERLTKTKEEQTVLLQSTKAEAAAILEQAQHKADLKKDELIAKAKEEIGVLINREKARMQTEKAEILEEIKKEVAEMIALSWPKILAEKMDKEKDKKIIEKSLKNL
- the atpE gene encoding ATP synthase F0 subunit C — translated: MENVMLAKALAIGLGSIAPALGIGYIGAKAMEAIGRNPEAAGKILVPMLLACAFAEAIAIYALVIAFGIN
- a CDS encoding FoF1 ATP synthase subunit a, producing the protein MAASADSSQEMKHEHMLYAEPIFNIGDFPVTNSLFTSALALLVIILVALSLRSKIKTVPGKLQNVFEMLFEKFFEIFDLITGSRQKTLKFAPFALSFFFLILINNWMGLIPGMGSFGHIVIQDGYPHFIPWLRGGTADLNTTLALASIGVVASHIFGVAAVGAWSYLNKFINIKAFLEIPKKILKEPTIILVNPIKAFVGLVEIIGEAAKVASLSFRLFGNVFAGEVLLASMAAIFAFVVPIPFIFLEIIVGLIQALIFAILVLIYVSISTSAEEH
- a CDS encoding AtpZ/AtpI family protein — translated: MSSSQDNSLWQEALRIFSRLSGWVFLPLLAGVFLGRWLDNRYASSPRWFLIVTGLAFVISMIGLAVQAKREFAIFDVSSKNKDSSVKDSDHKEK
- a CDS encoding TatD family hydrolase, which encodes MFFDTHCHLNSKAFSNDADEVIRRALAEATWMNIIGLDYKSSKKALELANRFESGVYAAVGLHPTSLFSFQGEDGETIPAEVFSLDMYQVLADMPKTVAIGEIGLDYAWHGDEDNIEQRKELQQKVFRQQLELALNYNLPVIIHCRQAHDDLWKIIEKFRADFRERLPKDKPWGVVHCFSADENTAWNYFNAGLIISFTGLITFSQRWDDLIRKVPLDKMMIETDAPYMTPEPHRGKRNEPVLVKRVAERMAQIRGVSEESIAQATTENARRLFGV
- a CDS encoding CvpA family protein, which encodes MPILDVVLIIILAGFIFYGFSVGLIRAVGALLGIIAGAWLAANYYLTVFSWFSQWWIWQEHIGKILSFILCFTLASMLVGWIFAIIEGAFNVAAVLPFLKSFNRLLGAAFGFLEGAIVCGLILFVIGRYVPENTAFGQWIETSAIVGFLVGFSKIIAPMLPELFKKVKGFI